The following coding sequences are from one Novipirellula caenicola window:
- a CDS encoding protein kinase domain-containing protein, protein MIHSEIADPDNCDDDNDIYAIVDVLASDFIARYRNGDRPTIEEYAIRHPELSEPIRRVFPLALSVEKVKVDEQAEQDGSATLAGRLIEQLGDFRLVREIGRGGMGIVYEAMQESLTRTVAIKVLPKQSLLDDEALARFQHEAKTAAAMHHSNIVPIFGTGENDGTHYLVMQLVRGESIDKRIAASGTEAFGFRETAQIGRQIADALAYSHANGILHRDIKPANVLIDENGTAQVTDFGLARNTRDDPTMSRALSGSPRYMAPERFRGQSDARCDIYALGLTLYEMVASVPAFSESDPHPLMESVLQHRIKPLSSLRGDIPLDLQTIIDKAISHEPAHRYQTAAELRDDLDRYLADEPIHARRTSAAARLFRWCRRNPKMATTTTVAAASLVLATLASTGGWWMTSAANRRTNTALRQSEQTVDLALQSLDGVVDMVSVPASSISDVGFDETAATTYSLNPSPHTADVLQSIQPLYERLSQQSPTRPDIVKQMIRATIRLALIQRQLGHTSDAIESLEHGIDVLRTRGATAGLSNEQSRSLMARLQNELGDVFAVELRFDESEQAFKSALSAASGLATSNTEAMLQLARAHVGLGDPPPQRMRIESQGNKPPRERRLHLRTADEMLDTLYETGNSTSSVVTLRARVRLAQSRIEKRPAAKRARFESAIEILRQQLEVSPNDTTVRYTLVEALAAVNLRREVQTRLQRSEAATRLGKALAELQTLQQQFPNTPIFVVSEVHIRHKLFNLARTDKDFDEANHQLQKALAMQSTLVNAAPENLSHRCWRALLYRSLAEVHNLQGNQDAAGEAIANAAADIDAIAPADRDHPFVVQTQQIIEALSSP, encoded by the coding sequence ATGATCCATTCCGAAATCGCCGATCCTGATAACTGCGACGACGACAACGACATCTATGCCATCGTCGATGTGTTGGCCAGCGATTTCATTGCCCGATATCGAAACGGCGATCGCCCCACGATCGAAGAGTACGCGATCCGCCATCCGGAATTGAGCGAGCCGATTCGCCGCGTCTTTCCGCTCGCGTTGTCGGTCGAAAAGGTCAAGGTTGACGAGCAAGCCGAGCAAGACGGCAGCGCGACGCTGGCGGGCCGATTGATCGAGCAGCTTGGTGACTTCCGACTTGTTCGCGAAATCGGTCGCGGTGGTATGGGGATTGTTTACGAGGCGATGCAAGAGTCGCTGACGCGGACAGTTGCCATCAAGGTGTTGCCCAAGCAAAGCTTGCTCGACGACGAGGCACTGGCGCGGTTCCAGCACGAAGCCAAAACCGCGGCCGCCATGCATCACTCGAACATCGTGCCCATCTTTGGGACCGGAGAAAACGATGGCACGCATTACTTGGTGATGCAATTGGTTCGAGGCGAATCGATCGACAAACGGATCGCCGCGAGTGGAACCGAGGCGTTCGGCTTTCGAGAGACCGCGCAAATCGGTCGGCAAATCGCGGACGCATTGGCCTATTCCCACGCCAACGGAATCTTGCATCGCGACATCAAACCTGCCAACGTCTTGATCGACGAAAACGGGACTGCACAAGTCACCGATTTCGGACTCGCTCGAAACACACGCGATGATCCCACGATGTCTCGCGCGCTCAGTGGCAGTCCGCGATACATGGCTCCGGAGCGATTCCGCGGCCAATCCGACGCGCGTTGCGATATCTATGCACTCGGTTTGACGCTCTATGAAATGGTCGCCAGCGTTCCCGCCTTCAGCGAATCGGACCCGCACCCCTTGATGGAATCGGTTCTCCAGCATCGCATCAAGCCACTCAGTAGCCTACGCGGCGACATTCCGCTTGACCTGCAAACCATCATCGACAAAGCGATCAGTCATGAACCGGCGCATCGTTATCAAACGGCGGCGGAGCTGCGAGATGATTTGGACCGCTATTTGGCCGACGAACCGATCCACGCACGCCGCACGTCCGCCGCAGCACGATTGTTTCGCTGGTGTCGGCGAAACCCAAAGATGGCGACGACCACGACGGTCGCCGCCGCTTCGCTCGTACTCGCAACGCTGGCGTCGACCGGCGGTTGGTGGATGACGTCCGCAGCGAATCGGCGGACTAACACCGCACTGCGTCAATCCGAGCAAACCGTGGACCTCGCGCTTCAATCGCTTGACGGGGTTGTCGACATGGTTTCGGTGCCGGCGTCTAGCATCAGCGATGTCGGTTTCGACGAAACCGCCGCGACCACCTACTCGCTGAATCCGTCGCCGCATACGGCGGACGTTCTGCAAAGCATCCAACCGCTCTACGAACGACTCTCTCAGCAATCGCCAACCCGGCCCGATATCGTCAAGCAAATGATCCGCGCCACGATCCGGCTGGCGTTGATCCAGCGGCAACTCGGCCACACGTCCGACGCGATCGAGTCGCTCGAGCATGGCATCGATGTGCTCCGGACCCGCGGCGCGACCGCGGGTTTATCGAATGAGCAGAGCCGATCCTTGATGGCTCGATTGCAGAATGAATTGGGGGACGTTTTTGCAGTGGAGCTCCGGTTCGATGAGTCCGAACAAGCCTTTAAATCAGCCTTGTCCGCAGCGAGTGGACTTGCCACGAGCAACACCGAAGCGATGCTGCAACTCGCACGTGCTCACGTCGGCCTCGGCGATCCACCGCCACAGCGAATGCGGATCGAGTCTCAGGGAAACAAGCCGCCACGGGAGCGTAGGCTGCACCTGAGGACGGCGGACGAGATGCTTGATACGCTATACGAAACCGGTAACAGCACCAGTTCCGTCGTAACGCTGCGTGCCCGAGTTCGGCTGGCACAATCACGGATCGAAAAACGGCCCGCGGCGAAACGGGCGAGATTTGAGAGCGCCATTGAAATCCTCCGGCAACAACTGGAGGTTTCGCCCAACGATACCACGGTGCGATACACGTTGGTCGAAGCCTTGGCAGCGGTGAATTTGCGGCGCGAAGTCCAAACGAGGCTGCAGCGATCCGAAGCGGCAACGCGGCTGGGTAAAGCTCTGGCGGAGCTGCAAACCTTGCAACAACAGTTTCCCAACACACCGATCTTCGTCGTATCGGAAGTCCATATTCGCCATAAACTGTTCAACTTGGCGCGAACGGACAAGGATTTCGACGAAGCGAATCATCAGTTGCAGAAGGCGTTGGCGATGCAGTCCACGTTGGTCAACGCAGCACCCGAGAATCTTTCCCATCGGTGCTGGCGAGCGTTATTGTATCGGTCGCTTGCCGAGGTTCACAATTTACAAGGTAACCAGGACGCGGCTGGCGAAGCGATCGCAAACGCCGCCGCAGACATCGACGCAATCGCCCCCGCCGACCGCGACCATCCGTTCGTCGTCCAGACGCAGCAGATCATCGAAGCCCTATCGAGTCCATGA